A genomic window from Phyllopteryx taeniolatus isolate TA_2022b chromosome 2, UOR_Ptae_1.2, whole genome shotgun sequence includes:
- the hsd17b12b gene encoding very-long-chain 3-oxoacyl-CoA reductase-B — protein sequence MSSSGAVLLRAVETPLFWLGAVTAAWLSLCSVYRLLVGIKVWVLGNGLLVSPAKLGKWAVVTGATDGIGKAYAEELARRGFSIVLISRSQEKLDEVSKAIESKCGVETKTVAADFSLVNIYSTIEDGLAGLEIGVLVNNVGISYSYPEFFLNVPNLDTFIDTLVNVNITSVCQMTRLVLPQMAERKKGAILNISSASGMYPVPLLTIYSASKAFVDFFSRGLQAEYKSKGIIIQSVLPFFVATKLSKIRRATLDKPSPERYVAAELNTVGLQTQTNGYLPHAIMGWVSTSLLPASILSRHMMGVALSQRARYLKKQKQG from the exons ATGTCGTCCAGTGGAGCTGTTTTGCTGCGGGCCGTGGAGACGCCGCTCTTCTGGCTCGGTGCTGTGACCGCGGCCTGGCTGTCGCTGTGCTCCGTGTACCGGCTGCTGGTCGGGATTAAGGTGTGGGTGCTGGGCAACGGGCTGCTTGTGTCACCCGCTAAACTTGGCAAATGGGCAG TTGTGACGGGAGCAACAGATGGGATCGGCAAAGCTTATGCAGAGgag ctGGCACGCAGAGGCTTTTCCATTGTGCTAATTAGTCGGTCTCAAGAGAAGCTGGATGAAGTATCCAAAGCAATTG AGAGCAAATGTGGCGTGGAGACAAAAACCGTTGCAGCAGACTTCAGTTTAGTAAATATATATTCCACTATTGAAGATGGACTTGCAGGACTTGAGATTGGAGTATTGG TGAACAATGTTGGGATTTCCTATTCTTACCCTGAATTCTTCCTCAACGTTCCCAATCTGGATACT TTCATTGATACGCTGGTCAATGTCAATATAACATCAGTGTGCCAG ATGACACGACTTGTTTTGCCTCAGATGGCTGAGAG GAAGAAGGGCGCCATACTCAACATCTCTTCTGCAAGTGGCATGTACCCTGTTCCTCTGCTCACCATCTACTCTGCATCCAAG GCATTTGTGGACTTCTTCTCTCGAGGGTTACAAGCTGAGTACAAGAGCAAAGGGATCATCATCCAG AGTGTTCTGCCTTTTTTCGTGGCAACAAAGCTAAGTAAAATCCGGAGGGCCACGCTGGACAAGCCGAGTCCAGAGCGTTACGTCGCCGCTGAGCTCAACACTGTGGGCCTCCAGACGCAAACCAATGGCTACCTGCCTCATGCCATCATG GGCTGGGTGAGTACATCTCTGCTCCCTGCCAGCATTCTCAGCAGACACATGATGGGAGTGGCTTTGTCCCAGCGTGCTCGCTACCTCAAAAAGCAGAAGCAGGGCTAG